The Corynebacterium poyangense genome includes a window with the following:
- a CDS encoding response regulator transcription factor, translating to MTTILIVEDEESLADPLAFLLRKEGFDTIIAGDGAQALVEFSRHNVDIVLLDLMLPGMSGTDVCKRLREISSVPVIMVTARDSEIDKVVGLELGADDYVTKPYSSRELIARIRAVLRRGADNDAADSFTDNNVLNAGPVSMDVERHIVTVDGQPVALPLKEFSLLEYLLLNAGRVLTRGQLIDRVWGADYVGDTKTLDVHVKRLRSKIEPNPSKPQFLVTVRGLGYKFEA from the coding sequence ATGACCACCATCTTGATTGTTGAAGATGAGGAGTCCTTAGCTGATCCGCTAGCATTCTTGCTACGTAAAGAGGGTTTTGACACCATCATTGCCGGTGACGGTGCGCAGGCTTTAGTGGAATTTTCACGACATAACGTGGATATTGTTCTGCTGGATTTAATGCTCCCCGGAATGTCCGGGACCGACGTCTGCAAGCGTCTGCGGGAAATCTCTTCGGTCCCCGTCATCATGGTCACTGCTCGGGACTCGGAAATTGATAAGGTTGTGGGTTTGGAATTAGGGGCGGATGATTACGTCACGAAACCTTATTCTTCCCGTGAACTTATTGCCCGAATAAGGGCGGTGCTGCGCCGAGGGGCCGATAATGACGCTGCCGATAGTTTTACGGATAATAATGTCTTAAACGCTGGTCCCGTGAGTATGGACGTGGAGCGCCACATCGTCACGGTGGACGGGCAACCGGTGGCTTTACCCTTGAAGGAATTCAGTCTCCTGGAGTATTTGCTGCTGAATGCTGGACGAGTCCTTACTCGTGGCCAACTCATAGATCGGGTGTGGGGTGCGGATTATGTTGGCGACACGAAAACTCTTGATGTGCATGTGAAACGTTTGCGGTCAAAGATCGAACCTAATCCCTCAAAACCGCAATTCTTAGTGACAGTTCGGGGCTTAGGCTACAAGTTTGAAGCCTAA
- a CDS encoding Ppx/GppA phosphatase family protein, which yields MRIGVLDVGSNTVHLVAIDARPGGHPTPMSDWKTSLRLVELTDAQGAIHNKGLHKLTDAVKEAAELASTLGCVEMIPFATSAVRSATNSDDVLRHVAKETGIRLEVLSGEEEARLTFLAVRRWYGWSAGQITNLDIGGGSLEISAGADEEPDMAFSLDLGAGRLTHQWFDTDPPERKKIKLLRDYIDAELAEPAKKLRTLGESRLAVGTSKTFRTLARLTGAAPSSAGPHVTRTLTAPGLRQLIAFISRMTAADRAELEGISSDRSHQIVAGALVAEASMRALGIDKLEICPWALREGVILRRIDKGLGQEGSDNE from the coding sequence GTGCGAATAGGTGTATTAGATGTGGGCAGTAATACTGTTCACCTCGTGGCAATTGATGCCCGACCAGGCGGACACCCCACGCCGATGAGTGATTGGAAAACTTCTCTGCGGCTGGTGGAACTTACTGATGCCCAAGGAGCTATTCATAATAAGGGATTACACAAACTCACCGATGCGGTGAAGGAAGCTGCTGAGTTGGCTTCTACCTTGGGCTGTGTCGAGATGATTCCCTTTGCGACCTCGGCGGTGCGTTCGGCAACGAACTCTGATGACGTGCTGCGCCATGTTGCCAAAGAAACCGGTATTCGCCTGGAAGTTCTTAGCGGGGAAGAGGAAGCGCGCCTGACGTTCTTGGCTGTTCGCCGTTGGTATGGCTGGTCTGCAGGACAAATCACCAATCTTGATATTGGTGGTGGTTCCCTAGAAATCTCCGCCGGAGCCGATGAAGAACCCGATATGGCGTTTTCCTTAGACCTTGGTGCGGGTCGCTTAACTCACCAGTGGTTTGATACTGATCCGCCGGAACGGAAGAAAATTAAACTTCTTCGCGACTATATTGATGCCGAACTAGCTGAACCAGCGAAAAAGCTGCGGACGTTAGGGGAATCTCGCTTGGCGGTGGGGACATCGAAGACGTTTAGGACGTTGGCGCGCCTCACGGGTGCCGCACCTTCTTCAGCAGGACCGCATGTCACACGGACATTAACTGCGCCGGGATTGCGCCAGCTGATAGCCTTCATTTCACGAATGACTGCCGCTGATCGAGCAGAACTTGAAGGGATCAGTAGTGACCGGTCCCATCAGATTGTGGCGGGTGCATTAGTAGCTGAGGCTAGTATGCGGGCACTAGGTATAGATAAGCTAGAGATCTGTCCGTGGGCTTTGCGCGAGGGAGTAATCCTACGGCGGATAGATAAAGGACTGGGACAGGAAGGATCCGACAATGAGTGA